In one Euleptes europaea isolate rEulEur1 chromosome 12, rEulEur1.hap1, whole genome shotgun sequence genomic region, the following are encoded:
- the LOC130485499 gene encoding matrix metalloproteinase-27-like: MKSLLFLLLSVSFSYAFPIHPGNRSEEQKAQLVQYLEQFYELENEPKPRARKSSNSLEGKIRQMQDFFRLNVTGKADDDTLAVMQQPRCGVPDIGSFVLALPGWSKTKLTYRILNYTPDMKAADVDAAIQRAFNIWSTVSPLIFTRIHQGTADINIEFVTGAHGRCPRPFYGPQQALAHAFPPGYPFRGNVHFNEYYNWAADSAIDAPYQLRFNLFLVAAHEIGHALGLAHSSDPEALMFPYFKSTLSVDFPLTQDDINGIQAIYGPSPNPPKEPAKPTLPKACDPKISFDAVTTLRREVMFLKGRHYWRVYPDLSEVNYELISTFWPSLPSGTQAAYENMNDRVLFFKDNRFWALNGLQMEPGYPKTIDHLGFPQNIKKIDAAAFDEDTEKTYFFVGNQYWRFDENSQSMDKGYPRKTREDFPGIGPKVDAAFQHNGFFYFFYRSKQWEFDLKDKRVIRVMKSNSWLNC; encoded by the exons ATGAAGAGCCTTCTCTTTTTGTTACTGTCTGTTAGCTTTTCTTATGCATTCCCCATCCATCCAGGAAACAGGAGTGAAGAACAAAAGGCGCAGCTTGTACAG TACCTAGAACAGTTCTATGAGCTAGAAAATGAACCGAAACCACGAGCCAGGAAAAGCAGCAATTCCTTAGAGGGCAAAATCCGACAAATGCAAGATTTTTTTCGGCTGAATGTGACGGGAAAGGCGGATGATGACACGCTAGCTGTTATGCAACAACCAAGATGCGGTGTGCCGGATATTGGCAGCTTTGTTTTGGCTCTTCCTGGATGGAGTAAAACCAAACTTACATACAG GATCTTGAATTACACACCTGATATGAAAGCAGCTGATGTGGACGCAGCTATTCAAAGGGCGTTCAACATCTGGAGTACTGTAAGTCCTCTGATATTCACGAGGATTCATCAAGGGACAGCAGACATAAATATTGAGTTTGTGACTGGAG CACACGGCCGCTGTCCTCGGCCCTTTTATGGGCCCCAGCAAGCTCTGGCACATGCATTCCCCCCGGGCTATCCTTTCCGTGGAAACGTCCACTTCAATGAGTACTACAACTGGGCTGCTGATTCAGCTA ttgatGCACCATATCaactaa GATTCAACTTGTTCCTTGTCGCTGCTCATGAGATTGGCCATGCTCTTGGACTTGCACATTCTAGTGACCCAGAAGCATTGATGTTCCCATACTTCAAGTCCACTCTCTCTGTCGACTTCCCTCTCACCCAAGATGATATTAATGGCATTCAAGCAATCTATG GACCTTCACCTAACCCACCAAAGGAGCCAGCCAAACCAACATTGCCTAAGGCCTGTGACCCTAAGATATCATTTGATGCTGTTACTACGCTGAGACGGGAAGTCATGTTCTTAAAGGGCAG GCACTACTGGAGAGTATATCCTGATCTCTCTGAAGTTAATTATGAATTAATTTCTACCTTTTGGCCTTCTCTACCATCTGGCACCCAAGCAGCATATGAAAACATGAACGATCGAGTTCTCTTTTTCAAAG ATAATCGCTTCTGGGCCCTAAATGGATTACAGATGGAGCCCGGCTACCCCAAAACTATTGACCATTTGGGTTTCCCACAAAACATTAAGAAAATTGATGCTGCTGCTTTTGATGAGGATACTGAGAAAACATATTTCTTTGTTGGTAACCAGTACTGGAG GTTTGATGAAAACAGTCAATCCATGGACAAGGGGTATCCAAGAAAAACaagagaagattttcctgggatTGGCCCAAAGGTTGATGCTGCTTTTCAGCATAATG gaTTCTTCTATTTTTTCTATAGGTCAAAGCAGTGGGAGTTTGACCTCAAGGATAAACGGGTGATTCGTGTAATGAAGAGCAACAGCTGGCTTAATTGTTAG
- the LOC130485503 gene encoding interstitial collagenase-like: MQKFFGLEVTGKVDAETLDVIKKPRCGVPDLGDFTLTEGNPKWDKTHLTYRIENYTPDLHQEEVRRAIQKAFEVWSKASPLTFEEKHTDIQDIMISFNVGDHGDNSPFDGNSGVLAHAFQPGKFIGGDAHFDDAEHWTNGFQGTNLFIVAAHEFGHSLGLSHSTEAGALMFPTYSYQDPRSFQLPQDDINGIQTIYGKSLNSQQPTGPVTPRACSSRTTFDAVTTLRGETMFFKDRFFWRKSPHISDIELNSISLFWPGLPSGIDAAYESYEKDQVFLFKGKQYWALNAYDIVQGYPQSITRLGFPQHIKQIDAVFSDPETGKTYFFVGSKYWRYDEYRQSMERGYPRNVAQDFRGVGPKIDAALNYDGYIYFFQGTQQIQFDLNSQRVVQNNQRSNAWLNC; encoded by the exons ATGCAAAAGTTTTTTGGGCTGGAAGTGACTGGGAAGGTGGATGCGGAAACCTTAGATGTAATAAAGAAGCCCAGGTGTGGCGTACCTGACCTGGGTGACTTTACCCTCACGGAAGGAAACCCTAAATGGGATAAAACCCATCTGACATACAG GATTGAGAATTACACACCAGATTTACATCAAGAGGAAGTGAGGAGAGCAATccagaaagcattcgaagtttgGAGCAAGGCATCACCCCTGACATTCGAAGAAAAACATACAGACATCCAAGATATAATGATCTCCTTTAATGTAGGAG atCATGGTGATAACTCTCCTTTTGATGGAAACAGCGGGGTACTGGCTCATGCTTTTCAGCCTGGGAAGTTTATAGGTGGAGATGCTCATTTTGATGATGCCGAACATTGGACA aatggttttcaag GCACCAATCTGTTCATTGTTGCTGCCCATGAGTTTGGCCATTCGCTGGGTTTGTCTCACTCCACTGAAGCTGGAGCGCTGATGTTCCCCACCTATTCTTACCAAGATCCTCgctcctttcaacttcctcaggaTGATATTAATGGCATTCAGACCATCTATG gaAAATCACTAAACTCACAACAACCTACTGGCCCCGTCACACCAAGAGCTTGTAGCTCCAGAACAACTTTTGATGCTGTCACCACCTTACGTGGAGAAACCATGTTCTTTAAAGACAG GTTTTTCTGGCGGAAATCCCCACACATATCAGACATAGAACTGAATTCCATTTCCCTCTTCTGGCCAGGTCTGCCATCTGGAATAGATGCTGCCTATGAAAGTTATGAAAAAGAccaagtttttctttttaaag GAAAGCAATATTGGGCTCTAAATGCCTATGATATTGTGCAAGGCTATCCTCAAAGCATCACCCGCCTGGGCTTTCCCCAACACATTAAACAAATTGATGCTGTGTTCAGTGATCCAGAAACTGGAAAGACCTATTTCTTCGTAGGTAGCAAGTACTGGAG ATACGATGAATACAGGCAATCCATGGAAAGGGGATACCCCAGAAATGTAGCCCAAGACTTCAGAGGAGTTGGCCCCAAAATTGATGCTGCTCTCAATTATGATG GATACATTTATTTTTTCCAAGGAACACAACAGATCCAGTTTGATCTTAACAGCCAAAGAGTTGTTCAAAACAATCAAAGAAGCAATGCTTGGCTGAACTGTTAA